Proteins encoded in a region of the Carassius gibelio isolate Cgi1373 ecotype wild population from Czech Republic chromosome B5, carGib1.2-hapl.c, whole genome shotgun sequence genome:
- the LOC127958421 gene encoding inactive peptidyl-prolyl cis-trans isomerase FKBP6: MPRQPFHTCRLTSLESFWPKNTCIMSTNGKTSRILQFIAPDERRQFGIETPFQRLAWQMQDILGDGGILKEVVHAGEGPPVPMHASVSIHFSGFIEYSDTPFETTSHFKFPRMMKLGKDVTLYGLELGLLTMKKGEFSRFLFKPKYAYGDLGCPPHIPPLATVLYEVQVLDFLDSAQVDEFMDLSMEEQNSVPLSTFLNVLDTQRSFGNLCFNKKRYEDARERYKQAVTLLQNREPVDEEEKKCLEEMKLPFLLNLSFTYLKLEKPHKALCYGQKVLDISPQNTKALFRCGQACLEMNDYEKAQDYLTLAQANKPFDPDINTLLRKLALCYKDYLDKEREMCSKMFSGFKGMEK, translated from the exons ATGCCGAGACAGCCCTTTCACACTTGCAGACTGACCTCTTTAGAAAGTTTTTGGCCTAAAAACACATGCATAATGTCAACAAACGGCAAGACCTCGAGAATATTACAGTTCATAGCCCCAGATGAGCGCCGTCAGTTTGGAATCGAG ACTCCATTCCAGCGTCTGGCTTGGCAAATGCAAGACATATTAGGGGATGGAGGAATTCTCAAAGAGGTGGTCCATGCAGGAGAAGGCCCCCCTGTACCCATGCATGCCTCTGTGTCAA TTCATTTCTCTGGTTTCATCGAGTATTCTGACACACCATTTGAGACAACCAGCCACTTTAAATTTCCACGAATGATGAAGCTTGGTAAAG ATGTTACTTTGTATGGCCTAGAGCTTGGTCTTCTTACTATGAAGAAAGGCGAGTTTTCCCGTTTTCTTTTCAAGCCCAAATATGCCTACGGGGACCTTGGATGCCCCCCACACATACCTCCATTAGCCACAGTCCTCTATGAGGTGCAAGTCCTCGATTTCCTGGACTCGGCACAAGTGGATGAGTTCATGGATTTGAGTATG GAAGAGCAGAACAGTGTTCCTCTGTCCACATTTCTGAATGTACTGGACACACAGCGGAGCTTTGGCAACCTCTGCTTCAATAAGAAGCGCTATGAAGATGCTCGAGAGCGATACAAACAG GCCGTGACACTTTTGCAGAATCGTGAGCCGGTGGATGAAGAAGAGAAGAAGTGTCTTGAGGAAATGAAATTGCCTTTCCTGCTCAACCTCTCATTCACGTACCTCAAACTGGAGAAACCCCACAAGGCCCTTTGCTACGGTCAGAAAGTGCTGGACATCAGCCCTCAGAACACTAAAGCGCTCTTCCGCTGCGGCCAG gCCTGTTTGGAGATGAATGACTATGAGAAAGCACAAGATTACCTTACACTCGCTCAGGCGAACAAGCCATTCGACCCTGACATCAACACCTTGCTGAGAAAGCTGGCTCT ATGCTATAAGGACTATttggacaaagagagagagatgtgctCCAAGATGTTCTCGGGTTTTAAAGGAATGGAAAAGTGA
- the LOC127957023 gene encoding frizzled-9 has product MAHCIKILIVLFQLMIAGSSLEIGAYDLERGRPSKCEPITIPMCQGIGYNMTRMPNFLNYESQEEASIKLNEFAPLVKYGCDVHLRFFLCSLYVPMCADQVSTTIPACRPMCEQARQRCSPIMEQFSFRWPDSLDCSKLPTNNDPNALCIEAPENDTQPETKKGEGMLPVLPRSREPTAGSGRTSSGLRSCANPEKFQYVDKSESCAPRCTPTVDVYWSRQDKDFAFIWMVVWSTLCFVSTAFTVLTFLLDPQRFQYPERPIIFLSMCYNVYSVAFIIRSVAGAENIACDRENGELYIIREGLESTGCTIVFLILYYFGMASSIWWVILTLTWFLAAGRKWGHEAIEAHSSYFHMAAWGIPAVKTIVILTMRKVAGDELTGLCYVGSMDSNALTGFVLIPLSCYLIVGTSFILTGFVALFHIRKIMKTGGTNTEKLEKLMVKIGVFSILYTVPATIVIICYFYERLNMEYWKFKALENKCVSFPGRRSADCTLDLSVPTVAVFMLKIFMSLVVGITSGVWVWSTKTLQTWQGLCNRRLAVQMNRKPCSGVSCSSSHCHYKAPAVTLHMNKTDMYTDSPTHV; this is encoded by the coding sequence ATGGCCCACTGCATAAAGATCCTGATTGTACTTTTCCAGCTTATGATTGCTGGATCTTCACTGGAGATTGGAGCGTATGATTTGGAGCGCGGCCGTCCGTCAAAATGTGAACCCATCACCATTCCCATGTGCCAGGGAATCGGCTACAACATGACACGGATGCCCAACTTCCTGAATTATGAAAGCCAAGAGGAAGCTAGCATTAAACTGAATGAATTTGCTCCTCTGGTGAAGTACGGATGTGATGTCCACCTGCGATTTTTCCTGTGCTCTCTGTATGTGCCAATGTGCGCCGATCAAGTGTCCACCACTATCCCAGCATGCCGTCCTATGTGTGAACAGGCCAGACAGAGGTGTTCACCCATAATGGAACAATTCAGTTTCAGATGGCCGGACTCATTGGATTGCTCAAAGCTGCCAACCAACAACGACCCGAACGCATTGTGCATCGAAGCTCCCGAAAATGACACTCAACCTGAGACTAAGAAAGGCGAGGGAATGCTGCCAGTTCTTCCGAGGTCCAGGGAACCCACAGCAGGGAGTGGACGTACTTCAAGCGGCTTGCGGTCCTGTGCTAACCCGGAGAAGTTCCAGTACGTGGACAAGAGCGAGTCATGCGCCCCCCGTTGTACTCCTACAGTGGATGTCTACTGGTCTAGGCAAGATAAGGACTTTGCATTCATTTGGATGGTGGTGTGGTCAACGCTTTGCTTTGTTTCTACAGCATTCACAGTTCTTACCTTCCTCCTCGACCCGCAGCGCTTCCAGTACCCTGAACGTCccatcatcttcctctccatGTGTTACAATGTCTACTCTGTGGCCTTCATCatccgctcggtggctggggctGAGAATATCGCTTGCGATCGGGAAAACGGAGAGCTCTACATTATCCGAGAGGGTTTGGAGAGCACAGGTTGCACCATAGTCTTCCTCATCCTCTATTACTTTGGCATGGCCAGCTCCATTTGGTGGGTCATCCTCACCCTCACTTGGTTTCTTGCAGCGGGACGAAAATGGGGCCACGAGGCTATTGAGGCACACAGTAGCTACTTCCATATGGCCGCTTGGGGTATTCCTGCGGTAAAGACCATAGTCATCCTCACTATGAGGAAGGTGGCTGGGGATGAGTTGACGGGATTGTGTTATGTGGGCAGCATGGACAGTAATGCTCTCACTGGATTTGTCTTGATCCCTCTATCCTGTTATCTCATTGTTGGGACTTCTTTCATCCTCACGGGGTTCGTAGCGCTCTTCCACATCCGCAAAATCATGAAAACCGGTGGCACCAACACAGAAAAACTGGAGAAGCTCATGGTTAAGATTGGAGTCTTTTCCATTCTCTACACGGTGCCTGCTACTATTGTCATCATATGCTATTTCTATGAAAGGCTCAATATGGAATACTGGAAGTTCAAAGCTCTGGAAAACAAGTGCGTGTCCTTTCCTGGTCGCAGGAGCGCGGACTGCACCTTGGACCTGTCAGTTCCCACAGTGGCTGTGTTCATGCTGAAAATTTTCATGTCATTAGTGGTGGGCATCACTAGTGGGGTTTGGGTATGGAGTACAAAGACACTTCAGACCTGGCAGGGGTTGTGCAACAGGAGATTGGCCGTGCAAATGAACCGCAAGCCCTGCTCCGGTGTCAGCTGCAGCAGCTCCCACTGTCATTACAAAGCACCGGCTGTGACACTTCACATGAATAAAACAGACATGTACACAGACAGTCCCACACATGTTTGA